A window from Balaenoptera musculus isolate JJ_BM4_2016_0621 chromosome 8, mBalMus1.pri.v3, whole genome shotgun sequence encodes these proteins:
- the CSRP3 gene encoding cysteine and glycine-rich protein 3, producing MPNWGGGAKCGACGKAVYHAEEIQCNGRSFHKTCFHCMACKKALDSTTVAAHESEIYCKVCYGRRYGPKGIGYGQGAGCLSTDTGEHLGLQFQQSPKQARSATTSNPSKFTSKFGESEKCPRCRKSVYAAEKVMGGGKPWHKTCFRCAICGKSLESTNVTDKDGELYCKVCYAKNFGPTGIGFGGLTHQVEKKE from the exons GCGGAGGAGCGAAATGCGGAGCCTGCGGAAAGGCCGTCTACCATGCGGAAGAAATCCAGTGCAATGGAAGGAGTTTCCACAAGACCTGTTTCCACTGCA TGGCCTGCAAGAAGGCTCTGGACAGCACCACAGTGGCAGCTCACGAGTCAGAGATCTACTGTAAGGTCTGCTACGGGCGCAGGTACGGCCCCAAGGGGATCGGGTATGGACAAGGTGCCGGCTGCCTCAGCACGGACACGGGTGAACACCTGGGCCTCCAGTTCCAACA GTCCCCAAAGCAGGCACGCTCTGCCACCACCAGCAACCCTTCCAAGTTCACTTCGAAGTTCGGAGAGTCGGAGAAGTGCCCTCGATGCAGAAAGTCAGTCTATGCTGCTGAGAAGGTGATGGGAGGTGGCAAG CCTTGGCACAAGACCTGTTTTCGCTGCGCTATCTGTGGGAAGAGTCTAGAGTCCACGAACGTCACTGACAAAGATGGGGAACTTTATTGCAAAG TTTGCTACGCCAAAAATTTTGGCCCTACAGGTATTGGATTTGGGGGCCTTACACAtcaagtggaaaagaaagagtga